From a region of the Coffea arabica cultivar ET-39 chromosome 3e, Coffea Arabica ET-39 HiFi, whole genome shotgun sequence genome:
- the LOC113734034 gene encoding SAC3 family protein B-like isoform X5, with translation MLEEGFLPKSQSDLFPQQMQSPHLPLLGNPYAEGAGPPFSEVQLRSALSSNMWGDQSKSSGDLTSLLTQPVISSVSANATYDSRRKSPNKHVDSQVSKRSRSPNFSTSNGGPLEDSSHLQNSRRPSTSPPKPRLSAQYVSSGSQSRQESSTSGHLNKPEVVANKPMTLPAAKKTKLPSSSTLDQIFRETFNSPEDEINRELQAKAKRLMRFKDELTQPTENDLVSKNQSFSAKRQHPVMMEKRKLNGEDAVNMIQDSYNGHLPSDYEGLDSSGIITGLCLDMCPESERAERERKGDLDQYERLDGDRNQTSILLAVKKYNRTAEREAGMIRPMPILQRTMNYLLNLLNQPYDDMFLGLYNFLWDRMRAIRMDLRMQHIFSLGAIKMLEQMIRLHVIAMHELCEYNKGEGFSEGFDAHLNIEQMNKTSVELFQLYDDHRKKGTNVATEKEFRGYYALLKLDKHPGYKVEPAELSLDLAKMTPDMRQTQDVIFARDVARACRTGNFIAFFKLARKASYLQACLMHAHFAKLRTQALAALHSGLQNNQGIPIDHVSAWLGMEEEDIEDLLEYYGFSIKEFEVPYMVKDGPFLNADSDYPVKCSQLVNKKKSSSIVEDVSYSCLAKSSSPKEARVLELNKVVEHKPIPIQSQSIEIDNTNQAIDEEMLDYASSPKDDIKVTPTPRTSVKRKPYEDQLSPANPSLWDSSVFHSPRSQQDRIGSIQKSKFDTHFRNPLSSDIQVESRASTLHLMPKTVEKANFMLAPSDFVVQNSVAKQPIIEQFGEEQVGVNKEEMTEEVSTVNYDDEVSEAKLKLILRIWKRLSLKKRKLRVQKQLAANAALMSLSLGPPIWHPEIQSRSPGDFNIDQLMSKRLEIREKSWSRLNVSEVVAAELSGKNPDSKCLCWKILLLAEHSSYGENWRKEFSDLAAVPWLVSKLLPPTYDDDYTADLPFSSPNTSIWKKWFPSESGNEEICCLTIIKNAKLENQNEELAGASAIVFLVSELIPWELQRQWLHNVLMALPSGTSLPLLILSGSCRDTLDTSSIIKELRLHDMDQSRISNFSVAYLKSQQMGQVDGFFSDELLREGLQWLASESPSQPVLRCMKTRELVLSHLTSSLEVLDGVDGREVGPNDCISAFNDALDQTLRKVAAAVHANPASWPCPEISLLEESGVEYKAILQYLPSLGWSSAARVELLMRALSDSKLPPFEDHIFWWCTSSSNGNNIENQRSQLENCLIKYLSETSHMMGLPLASKEAGIMLQKFAQLKLDSSAYFIIPNWAMIFQRVFHWRLMDLSNDAISSAYILVQDDISPLTSGLHDRAEGSTSVPYLVRPSLDEMVAIGCDSSTKEMRGFDHGASRPCSAACYSDGHEVPKMTINDNNMEDDRGNFEQIDTSIAKRYHKANDLKNGSGSALAAKATDDADKLSELLDKCNILQSMIQEKLSIYF, from the exons ATGTTAGAGGAAG GTTTTCTTCCTAAAAGTCAGAGCGACTTGTTTCCACAGCAAATGCAATCACCTCATCTGCCTTTACTGGGAAACCCCTATGCTGAGGGTGCTGGCCCTCCATTTAGTGAAGTTCAACT CAGGTCTGCTTTGTCTTCCAACATGTGGGGCGACCAGTCAAAGTCGTCGGGGGATTTGACCAGCCTGCTCACTCAACCAGTTATATCTTCTGTCTCTGCAAATGCTACTTATGATTCTAGAAGAAAGTCCCCAAACAAGCATGTGGACTCTCAGGTTTCCAAGCGAAGCAGGTCGCCAAATTTTTCCACCAGTAATGGTGGCCCCTTAGAGGATTCTTCGCACCTTCAAAATTCCCGGAG GCCTTCTACATCACCTCCCAAACCAAGGCTGAGTGCTCAGTATGTGTCTTCTGGTTCTCAAAGTCGTCAAGAATCTTCAACATCAGGGCACCTCAATAAACCAGAAGTAGTTGCAAATAAGCCTATGACCTTACCAGCTGCCAAAAAAACCAAATTGCCTTCCTCATCAACATTAGATCAAATCTTTCGGGAAACTTTCAATTCCCCGGAGGATGAGATAAATCG AGAGTTGCAAGCCAAAGCAAAGCGGTTGATGCGATTCAAGGATGAATTGACACAACCAACGGAAAATGATCTAGTTTCCAAAAATCAAAGCTTTTCTGCGAAAAGACAGCATCCAGTTATGATGGAGAAGCGGAAGTTAAATGGGGAAGATGCAGTTAATATGATACAGGATTCCTATAATGGTCATCTCCCTTCTGATTATGAAGGCCTGGATTCATCTGGAATTATAACTGGATTGTGTCTTGATATGTGCCCAG AGTCAGAGAGAGcagaaagagaaaggaaaggagATCTTGATCAGTATGAACGCTTGGATGGGGATAGAAATCAAACTAGCATATTGCTTGCTGTTAAAAAG TACAACAGGACAGCTGAGAGGGAAGCTGGAATGATACGACCTATGCCAATCTTGCAAAGGACGATGAATTATCTTTTAAATTTGCTGAATCAGCCTTATGATGATATGTTTCTTGGCTTGTACAATTTCTTATGGGATAGGATGCGGGCCATACGTATGGACCTGAGGATGCAGCATATTTTCAGCCTGGGAGCTATTAAGATGCTGGAGCAAATG ATAAGACTTCATGTAATAGCCATGCATGAGTTATGTGAATATAATAAAGGAGAGGGATTTTCTGAAGGATTTGATGCACATCTTAATATAGAACAGATGAACAAAACGTCGGTTGAATTATTCCAATTGTATGACGATCACAGGAAGAAAGGGACAAATGTAGCTACTGAAAAAGAATTCAGAGGTTATTATGCACTTCTCAAGCTTGATAAACATCCAGGATACAAA GTTGAACCTGCAGAGCTTTCTCTTGATCTAGCGAAGATGACACCAGATATGCGGCAAACTCAAGATGTAATATTTGCTCGTGATGTAGCAAG AGCCTGCAGAACAGGCAACTTCATTGCCTTCTTTAAGCTTGCACGGAAAGCTAGCTATCTTCAGGCATGTTTAATGCATGCACATTTTGCAAAG TTACGAACCCAGGCACTCGCTGCTTTACATAGTGGTCTGCAGAACAACCAAGGAATTCCAATAGATCATGTCTCTGCATGGCTTGGCATGGAG GAAGAGGACATAGAAGATCTTCTTGAGTACTATGGGTTCTCTATAAAGGAGTTTGAAGTACCATATATGGTTAAGGATGGTCCATTTCTGAATGCTGACAGTGACTATCCTGTCAAGTGTTCACAACTTGTTAATAAGAAAAAGTCTAGCTCCATTGTTGAGGATGTCTCATATTCTTGTCTAGCCAAATCATCTTCTCCTAAAGAAGCTAGAGTACTCGAGTTGAATAAGGTTGTCGAGCATAAACCGATCCCCATCCAATCTCAGTCTATTGAGATTGACAACACTAACCAGGCAATTGATGAGGAAATGCTTGATTATGCCTCATCACCTAAAGATGACATCAAAGTGACACCTACCCCTAGAACATCAGTCAAAAGGAAACCATACGAGGATCAGTTATCTCCTGCAAACCCTTCTTTGTGGGATTCCTCTGTCTTTCATTCCCCTAGATCACAGCAAGATAGAATTGGAAGTATACAGAAGTCAAAATTTGACACCCACTTCAGAAATCCTCTCAGCAGTGACATACAGGTTGAATCAAGAGCATCAACGTTGCACCTTATGCCTAAGACAGTGGAGAAAGCAAACTTCATGCTAGCACCAAGTGACTTTGTTGTACAAAATTCAGTAGCAAAGCAGCCAATAATAGAACAATTTGGAGAAGAGCAGGTTGGTGTTAACAAAGAAGAAATGACTGAGGAAGTGTCTACAGTAAATTATGATGATGAAGTTTCTGAAGCAAAACTTAAGCTGATTTTGAG GATTTggaagcgcctttctttaaaaaaaagaaaattgcgtGTGCAGAAACAGCTAGCAGCAAATGCTGCTTTGATGTCCTTATCATTGGGGCCTCCTATTTGGCACCCAGAAATA CAATCAAGATCTCCTGGTGATTTTAACATTGACCAGCTTATGAGCAAGAGACTTGAAATTCGAGAAAAGTCGTGGTCAAGGTTGAATGTTTCAGAAGTGGTAGCAGCTGAACTTAGTGGAAAAAATCCAGATAGTAAATGCCTTTGTTGGAAAATTCTTTTACTGGCTGAGCACAGTTCCTATGGTGAAAATTGGAGAAAGGAGTTCTCTGATTTGGCTGCAGTCCCCTGGCTGGTTTCTAAGCTTTTGCCTCCCACATATGATGACGACTATACTGCCGATTTGCCTTTTTCATCTCCCAATACGTCAATATGGAAAAAGTGGTTTCCAAGTGAATCTGGCAACGAGGAGATCTGTTGTTTGACAATAATTAAGAATGCCAAATTAGAGAACCAGAATGAGGAACTTGCTGGTGCAAGTGCAATTGTCTTTCTTGTGTCAGAATTAATCCCCTGGGAGTTGCAAAGACAATGGCTTCATAACGTTCTGATGGCTTTACCTTCTGGTACAAGCTTGCCTCTGTTAATCTTAAGTGGTTCATGCAGGGATACTTTAGACACTTCCTCAATAATCAAAGAGTTGAGGCTTCATGACATGGACCAATCTCGTATCAGTAACTTTTCTGTTGCTTATCTTAAAAGCCAACAAATGGGTCAGGTTGATGGATTTTTTAGTGATGAGCTGTTGAGGGAAGGGTTACAGTGGCTAGCAAGTGAATCACCCTCTCAACCTGTACTTCGCTGCATGAAAACACGTGAATTGGTACTCTCTCACTTGACTTCTTCATTAGAGGTTCTTGATGGCGTGGATGGTCGTGAAGTGGGCCCAAATGACTGTATTTCTGCTTTCAATGATGCCCTGGACCAAACTTTGAGGAAAGTAGCTGCTGCTGTTCATGCAAATCCTGCCTCTTGGCCCTGTCCTGAAATTTCTTTGCTGGAGGAGTCTGGTGTTGAGTACAAAGCAATTTTACAGTATTTGCCAAGCTTAGGGTGGAGCTCAGCTGCAAGAGTAGAACTGCTTATGCGTGCATTAAGTGATTCTAAGCTTCCGCCTTTTGAGGATCATATCTTTTGGTGGTGTACAAGTTCTAGTAACGGTAACAACATTGAGAACCAGAGGTCACAGCTGGAAAATTGCTTAATCAAGTATTTAAGTGAAACAAGTCATATGATGGGATTGCCATTGGCATCAAAGGAGGCAGGCATTATGCTACAAAAGTTTGCTCAACTCAAGCTGGATAGTTCAGCTTATTTTATTATACCAAACTGGGCTATGATTTTCCAGCGTGTGTTTCATTGGCGGTTAATGGATTTGTCCAATGATGCAATTTCTTCAGCATATATCTTGGTCCAAGATGACATTTCCCCGTTAACTTCTGGATTGCATGATAGAGCAGAAGGTAGTACGTCAGTGCCTTACTTGGTCCGTCCTTCTCTTGATGAAATGGTTGCCATTGGCTGTGATTCTTCAACCAAAGAAATGCGCGGTTTTGATCACGGAGCTTCGCGGCCGTGTTCAGCGGCGTGCTATTCAGATGGGCATGAAGTTCCGAAAATGACTATTAATGACAACAACATGGAGGATGATAGAGGGAATTTTGAGCAAATCGACACATCAATTGCGAAACGATATCATAAAGCCAATGATTTGAAGAATGGTAGCGGATCCGCTTTGGCTGCCAAGGCCACAGATGACGCAGACAAATTAAGTGAACTGTTGGACAAGTGCAATATACTGCAGAGCATGATACAAGAGAAGTTATCAATCTACTTCTAG
- the LOC113734034 gene encoding SAC3 family protein B-like isoform X6: MLEEGFLPKSQSDLFPQQMQSPHLPLLGNPYAEGAGPPFSEVQLSALSSNMWGDQSKSSGDLTSLLTQPVISSVSANATYDSRRKSPNKHVDSQVSKRSRSPNFSTSNGGPLEDSSHLQNSRRPSTSPPKPRLSAQYVSSGSQSRQESSTSGHLNKPEVVANKPMTLPAAKKTKLPSSSTLDQIFRETFNSPEDEINRELQAKAKRLMRFKDELTQPTENDLVSKNQSFSAKRQHPVMMEKRKLNGEDAVNMIQDSYNGHLPSDYEGLDSSGIITGLCLDMCPESERAERERKGDLDQYERLDGDRNQTSILLAVKKYNRTAEREAGMIRPMPILQRTMNYLLNLLNQPYDDMFLGLYNFLWDRMRAIRMDLRMQHIFSLGAIKMLEQMIRLHVIAMHELCEYNKGEGFSEGFDAHLNIEQMNKTSVELFQLYDDHRKKGTNVATEKEFRGYYALLKLDKHPGYKVEPAELSLDLAKMTPDMRQTQDVIFARDVARACRTGNFIAFFKLARKASYLQACLMHAHFAKLRTQALAALHSGLQNNQGIPIDHVSAWLGMEEEDIEDLLEYYGFSIKEFEVPYMVKDGPFLNADSDYPVKCSQLVNKKKSSSIVEDVSYSCLAKSSSPKEARVLELNKVVEHKPIPIQSQSIEIDNTNQAIDEEMLDYASSPKDDIKVTPTPRTSVKRKPYEDQLSPANPSLWDSSVFHSPRSQQDRIGSIQKSKFDTHFRNPLSSDIQVESRASTLHLMPKTVEKANFMLAPSDFVVQNSVAKQPIIEQFGEEQVGVNKEEMTEEVSTVNYDDEVSEAKLKLILRIWKRLSLKKRKLRVQKQLAANAALMSLSLGPPIWHPEIQSRSPGDFNIDQLMSKRLEIREKSWSRLNVSEVVAAELSGKNPDSKCLCWKILLLAEHSSYGENWRKEFSDLAAVPWLVSKLLPPTYDDDYTADLPFSSPNTSIWKKWFPSESGNEEICCLTIIKNAKLENQNEELAGASAIVFLVSELIPWELQRQWLHNVLMALPSGTSLPLLILSGSCRDTLDTSSIIKELRLHDMDQSRISNFSVAYLKSQQMGQVDGFFSDELLREGLQWLASESPSQPVLRCMKTRELVLSHLTSSLEVLDGVDGREVGPNDCISAFNDALDQTLRKVAAAVHANPASWPCPEISLLEESGVEYKAILQYLPSLGWSSAARVELLMRALSDSKLPPFEDHIFWWCTSSSNGNNIENQRSQLENCLIKYLSETSHMMGLPLASKEAGIMLQKFAQLKLDSSAYFIIPNWAMIFQRVFHWRLMDLSNDAISSAYILVQDDISPLTSGLHDRAEGSTSVPYLVRPSLDEMVAIGCDSSTKEMRGFDHGASRPCSAACYSDGHEVPKMTINDNNMEDDRGNFEQIDTSIAKRYHKANDLKNGSGSALAAKATDDADKLSELLDKCNILQSMIQEKLSIYF, from the exons ATGTTAGAGGAAG GTTTTCTTCCTAAAAGTCAGAGCGACTTGTTTCCACAGCAAATGCAATCACCTCATCTGCCTTTACTGGGAAACCCCTATGCTGAGGGTGCTGGCCCTCCATTTAGTGAAGTTCAACT GTCTGCTTTGTCTTCCAACATGTGGGGCGACCAGTCAAAGTCGTCGGGGGATTTGACCAGCCTGCTCACTCAACCAGTTATATCTTCTGTCTCTGCAAATGCTACTTATGATTCTAGAAGAAAGTCCCCAAACAAGCATGTGGACTCTCAGGTTTCCAAGCGAAGCAGGTCGCCAAATTTTTCCACCAGTAATGGTGGCCCCTTAGAGGATTCTTCGCACCTTCAAAATTCCCGGAG GCCTTCTACATCACCTCCCAAACCAAGGCTGAGTGCTCAGTATGTGTCTTCTGGTTCTCAAAGTCGTCAAGAATCTTCAACATCAGGGCACCTCAATAAACCAGAAGTAGTTGCAAATAAGCCTATGACCTTACCAGCTGCCAAAAAAACCAAATTGCCTTCCTCATCAACATTAGATCAAATCTTTCGGGAAACTTTCAATTCCCCGGAGGATGAGATAAATCG AGAGTTGCAAGCCAAAGCAAAGCGGTTGATGCGATTCAAGGATGAATTGACACAACCAACGGAAAATGATCTAGTTTCCAAAAATCAAAGCTTTTCTGCGAAAAGACAGCATCCAGTTATGATGGAGAAGCGGAAGTTAAATGGGGAAGATGCAGTTAATATGATACAGGATTCCTATAATGGTCATCTCCCTTCTGATTATGAAGGCCTGGATTCATCTGGAATTATAACTGGATTGTGTCTTGATATGTGCCCAG AGTCAGAGAGAGcagaaagagaaaggaaaggagATCTTGATCAGTATGAACGCTTGGATGGGGATAGAAATCAAACTAGCATATTGCTTGCTGTTAAAAAG TACAACAGGACAGCTGAGAGGGAAGCTGGAATGATACGACCTATGCCAATCTTGCAAAGGACGATGAATTATCTTTTAAATTTGCTGAATCAGCCTTATGATGATATGTTTCTTGGCTTGTACAATTTCTTATGGGATAGGATGCGGGCCATACGTATGGACCTGAGGATGCAGCATATTTTCAGCCTGGGAGCTATTAAGATGCTGGAGCAAATG ATAAGACTTCATGTAATAGCCATGCATGAGTTATGTGAATATAATAAAGGAGAGGGATTTTCTGAAGGATTTGATGCACATCTTAATATAGAACAGATGAACAAAACGTCGGTTGAATTATTCCAATTGTATGACGATCACAGGAAGAAAGGGACAAATGTAGCTACTGAAAAAGAATTCAGAGGTTATTATGCACTTCTCAAGCTTGATAAACATCCAGGATACAAA GTTGAACCTGCAGAGCTTTCTCTTGATCTAGCGAAGATGACACCAGATATGCGGCAAACTCAAGATGTAATATTTGCTCGTGATGTAGCAAG AGCCTGCAGAACAGGCAACTTCATTGCCTTCTTTAAGCTTGCACGGAAAGCTAGCTATCTTCAGGCATGTTTAATGCATGCACATTTTGCAAAG TTACGAACCCAGGCACTCGCTGCTTTACATAGTGGTCTGCAGAACAACCAAGGAATTCCAATAGATCATGTCTCTGCATGGCTTGGCATGGAG GAAGAGGACATAGAAGATCTTCTTGAGTACTATGGGTTCTCTATAAAGGAGTTTGAAGTACCATATATGGTTAAGGATGGTCCATTTCTGAATGCTGACAGTGACTATCCTGTCAAGTGTTCACAACTTGTTAATAAGAAAAAGTCTAGCTCCATTGTTGAGGATGTCTCATATTCTTGTCTAGCCAAATCATCTTCTCCTAAAGAAGCTAGAGTACTCGAGTTGAATAAGGTTGTCGAGCATAAACCGATCCCCATCCAATCTCAGTCTATTGAGATTGACAACACTAACCAGGCAATTGATGAGGAAATGCTTGATTATGCCTCATCACCTAAAGATGACATCAAAGTGACACCTACCCCTAGAACATCAGTCAAAAGGAAACCATACGAGGATCAGTTATCTCCTGCAAACCCTTCTTTGTGGGATTCCTCTGTCTTTCATTCCCCTAGATCACAGCAAGATAGAATTGGAAGTATACAGAAGTCAAAATTTGACACCCACTTCAGAAATCCTCTCAGCAGTGACATACAGGTTGAATCAAGAGCATCAACGTTGCACCTTATGCCTAAGACAGTGGAGAAAGCAAACTTCATGCTAGCACCAAGTGACTTTGTTGTACAAAATTCAGTAGCAAAGCAGCCAATAATAGAACAATTTGGAGAAGAGCAGGTTGGTGTTAACAAAGAAGAAATGACTGAGGAAGTGTCTACAGTAAATTATGATGATGAAGTTTCTGAAGCAAAACTTAAGCTGATTTTGAG GATTTggaagcgcctttctttaaaaaaaagaaaattgcgtGTGCAGAAACAGCTAGCAGCAAATGCTGCTTTGATGTCCTTATCATTGGGGCCTCCTATTTGGCACCCAGAAATA CAATCAAGATCTCCTGGTGATTTTAACATTGACCAGCTTATGAGCAAGAGACTTGAAATTCGAGAAAAGTCGTGGTCAAGGTTGAATGTTTCAGAAGTGGTAGCAGCTGAACTTAGTGGAAAAAATCCAGATAGTAAATGCCTTTGTTGGAAAATTCTTTTACTGGCTGAGCACAGTTCCTATGGTGAAAATTGGAGAAAGGAGTTCTCTGATTTGGCTGCAGTCCCCTGGCTGGTTTCTAAGCTTTTGCCTCCCACATATGATGACGACTATACTGCCGATTTGCCTTTTTCATCTCCCAATACGTCAATATGGAAAAAGTGGTTTCCAAGTGAATCTGGCAACGAGGAGATCTGTTGTTTGACAATAATTAAGAATGCCAAATTAGAGAACCAGAATGAGGAACTTGCTGGTGCAAGTGCAATTGTCTTTCTTGTGTCAGAATTAATCCCCTGGGAGTTGCAAAGACAATGGCTTCATAACGTTCTGATGGCTTTACCTTCTGGTACAAGCTTGCCTCTGTTAATCTTAAGTGGTTCATGCAGGGATACTTTAGACACTTCCTCAATAATCAAAGAGTTGAGGCTTCATGACATGGACCAATCTCGTATCAGTAACTTTTCTGTTGCTTATCTTAAAAGCCAACAAATGGGTCAGGTTGATGGATTTTTTAGTGATGAGCTGTTGAGGGAAGGGTTACAGTGGCTAGCAAGTGAATCACCCTCTCAACCTGTACTTCGCTGCATGAAAACACGTGAATTGGTACTCTCTCACTTGACTTCTTCATTAGAGGTTCTTGATGGCGTGGATGGTCGTGAAGTGGGCCCAAATGACTGTATTTCTGCTTTCAATGATGCCCTGGACCAAACTTTGAGGAAAGTAGCTGCTGCTGTTCATGCAAATCCTGCCTCTTGGCCCTGTCCTGAAATTTCTTTGCTGGAGGAGTCTGGTGTTGAGTACAAAGCAATTTTACAGTATTTGCCAAGCTTAGGGTGGAGCTCAGCTGCAAGAGTAGAACTGCTTATGCGTGCATTAAGTGATTCTAAGCTTCCGCCTTTTGAGGATCATATCTTTTGGTGGTGTACAAGTTCTAGTAACGGTAACAACATTGAGAACCAGAGGTCACAGCTGGAAAATTGCTTAATCAAGTATTTAAGTGAAACAAGTCATATGATGGGATTGCCATTGGCATCAAAGGAGGCAGGCATTATGCTACAAAAGTTTGCTCAACTCAAGCTGGATAGTTCAGCTTATTTTATTATACCAAACTGGGCTATGATTTTCCAGCGTGTGTTTCATTGGCGGTTAATGGATTTGTCCAATGATGCAATTTCTTCAGCATATATCTTGGTCCAAGATGACATTTCCCCGTTAACTTCTGGATTGCATGATAGAGCAGAAGGTAGTACGTCAGTGCCTTACTTGGTCCGTCCTTCTCTTGATGAAATGGTTGCCATTGGCTGTGATTCTTCAACCAAAGAAATGCGCGGTTTTGATCACGGAGCTTCGCGGCCGTGTTCAGCGGCGTGCTATTCAGATGGGCATGAAGTTCCGAAAATGACTATTAATGACAACAACATGGAGGATGATAGAGGGAATTTTGAGCAAATCGACACATCAATTGCGAAACGATATCATAAAGCCAATGATTTGAAGAATGGTAGCGGATCCGCTTTGGCTGCCAAGGCCACAGATGACGCAGACAAATTAAGTGAACTGTTGGACAAGTGCAATATACTGCAGAGCATGATACAAGAGAAGTTATCAATCTACTTCTAG